A single genomic interval of Daucus carota subsp. sativus chromosome 1, DH1 v3.0, whole genome shotgun sequence harbors:
- the LOC108204231 gene encoding protein WVD2-like 6 isoform X1 → MMDADNVIVVSRNGISSETEDHEKHPAKFDDDASLEEGNGSDIERINRSFEGSLKLSNRSFTEDEEMTREDIDSLSESKDLGMGERKESEDSALQRDVSNVVNGKPSNQKSSSGKREKKIGNGIESQATPVLSASATVDSQRKQPFALRTKNTQINDKHISESKTKPAPMQIKARVTKHSEKSSAPSSRTKLSESEGLMEKPKRETQKIVGPDKAEGSTHSSSSSGAGDSKTKRLGTLPSYGFSFKCNERAEKRREYYSKLEEKIQAKEQEENTLQARSKENQEAEIKNLRKSLKFKATPLPSFYQEPPPPKAELKKIPTTRAKSPKFARKKDSPSRDSQENNRRSLPFSRLSMDEKISQNNPNKAHSPVPVKKPTRKSLPKLPSERTSLSSERTKAGSHKAASTSEKDKSISPELALSNTCDESASCTNHEVTPNTEPSQSQQLPSCAPEVEYQTQIISGEESVATED, encoded by the exons ATGATGGATGCTGATAATGTTATAGTTGTGTCCAGGAATGGAATAAGTAGCGAAACTGAAGACCATGAAAAACATCCAGCTAAGTTCGATGACGATGCATCTTTAGAGGAAGGAAATGGCTCAGACATTGAACGAATAAACAGGAGTTTTGAAGGTTCGTTGAAATTAAGTAACAGGTCCTTCACTGAGGATGAGGAAATGACGCGTGAGGATATTGATAGCCTGAGTGAATCCAAG GATCTTGGAATGGGAGAAAGAAAGGAGTCAGAGGATTCTGCATTGCAGAGGGATGTAAGCAATGTCGTGAATGGGAAGCCTTCAAACCAAAAATCTTCTTCAGGGAAACGCGAGAAAAAGATTGGAAATGGCATTGAGTCACAAGCAACTCCTGTTTTAAGTGCTTCTGCCACTGTTGATTCACAACGGAAACAACCATTTGCTCTTAGGACAAAGAATACACAAATTAATGACAAGCATATTTCTGAAAGCAAGACAAAGCCAGCCCCTATGCAAATTAAGGCTCGTGTAACTAAG CACTCTGAAAAGTCTAGTGCACCGTCATCAAGGACGAAGTTGTCTGAATCAGAAGGCCTTAT GGAAAAGCCTAAAAGGGAGACACAGAAAATAGTTGGTCCAGATAAAGCAGAAGGAAGCACTCATTCATCTTC AAGTTCGGGAGCAGGAGATAGTAAAACCAAAAGACTGGGAACTCTACCATCTTATGGTTTCAGTTTCAAGTGTAATGAAAGAGCTGAGAAAAGAAGAGAG TACTATTCTAAACTTGAGGAAAAAATCCAAGCCAAGGAACAAGAGGAGAACACCCTGCAAGCTAGATCTAAG GAAAATCAAGAAGCTGAAATTAAGAACTTGAGGAAGAGCTTGAAATTTAAAGCTACGCCCTTGCCAAGCTTTTATCAAGAGCCTCCACCTCCTAAAGCTGAGTTGAAGAAG ATACCAACAACAAGAGCAAAATCTCCAAAATTTGCTCGAAAGAAGGATTCACCCAGCAGAGATTCTCAGGAAAACAATAGGCGCAGTTTGCCATTTAGTCGGCTAAGTATGGATGAgaaaatttctcaaaataatCCTAATAAAGCACATTCTCCTGTCCCTGTAAAGAAGCCGACACGCAAGTCTCTTCCAAAACTGCCATCTGAAAGGACCAGCTTATCAAGTGAAAGAACCAAGGCTGGATCTCATAAAGCTGCCTCGACCAGTGAGAAGGACAAGTCGATTTCTCCTGAACTAGCCTTATCAAATACTTGTGATGAGAGTGCATCTTGCACTAATCATGAGGTAACCCCAAATACAGAGCCAAGTCAGAGTCAACAATTACCCAGTTGTGCACCTGAAGTTGAATACCAGACGCAGATAATTTCGGGAGAGGAATCTGTTGCAACCGAGGACTAA
- the LOC108204231 gene encoding protein WVD2-like 6 isoform X2, protein MMDADNVIVVSRNGISSETEDHEKHPAKFDDDASLEEGNGSDIERINRSFEGSLKLSNRSFTEDEEMTREDIDSLSESKDLGMGERKESEDSALQRDVSNVVNGKPSNQKSSSGKREKKIGNGIESQATPVLSASATVDSQRKQPFALRTKNTQINDKHISESKTKPAPMQIKARVTKHSEKSSAPSSRTKLSESEGLMEKPKRETQKIVGPDKAEGSTHSSSSGAGDSKTKRLGTLPSYGFSFKCNERAEKRREYYSKLEEKIQAKEQEENTLQARSKENQEAEIKNLRKSLKFKATPLPSFYQEPPPPKAELKKIPTTRAKSPKFARKKDSPSRDSQENNRRSLPFSRLSMDEKISQNNPNKAHSPVPVKKPTRKSLPKLPSERTSLSSERTKAGSHKAASTSEKDKSISPELALSNTCDESASCTNHEVTPNTEPSQSQQLPSCAPEVEYQTQIISGEESVATED, encoded by the exons ATGATGGATGCTGATAATGTTATAGTTGTGTCCAGGAATGGAATAAGTAGCGAAACTGAAGACCATGAAAAACATCCAGCTAAGTTCGATGACGATGCATCTTTAGAGGAAGGAAATGGCTCAGACATTGAACGAATAAACAGGAGTTTTGAAGGTTCGTTGAAATTAAGTAACAGGTCCTTCACTGAGGATGAGGAAATGACGCGTGAGGATATTGATAGCCTGAGTGAATCCAAG GATCTTGGAATGGGAGAAAGAAAGGAGTCAGAGGATTCTGCATTGCAGAGGGATGTAAGCAATGTCGTGAATGGGAAGCCTTCAAACCAAAAATCTTCTTCAGGGAAACGCGAGAAAAAGATTGGAAATGGCATTGAGTCACAAGCAACTCCTGTTTTAAGTGCTTCTGCCACTGTTGATTCACAACGGAAACAACCATTTGCTCTTAGGACAAAGAATACACAAATTAATGACAAGCATATTTCTGAAAGCAAGACAAAGCCAGCCCCTATGCAAATTAAGGCTCGTGTAACTAAG CACTCTGAAAAGTCTAGTGCACCGTCATCAAGGACGAAGTTGTCTGAATCAGAAGGCCTTAT GGAAAAGCCTAAAAGGGAGACACAGAAAATAGTTGGTCCAGATAAAGCAGAAGGAAGCACTCATTCATCTTC TTCGGGAGCAGGAGATAGTAAAACCAAAAGACTGGGAACTCTACCATCTTATGGTTTCAGTTTCAAGTGTAATGAAAGAGCTGAGAAAAGAAGAGAG TACTATTCTAAACTTGAGGAAAAAATCCAAGCCAAGGAACAAGAGGAGAACACCCTGCAAGCTAGATCTAAG GAAAATCAAGAAGCTGAAATTAAGAACTTGAGGAAGAGCTTGAAATTTAAAGCTACGCCCTTGCCAAGCTTTTATCAAGAGCCTCCACCTCCTAAAGCTGAGTTGAAGAAG ATACCAACAACAAGAGCAAAATCTCCAAAATTTGCTCGAAAGAAGGATTCACCCAGCAGAGATTCTCAGGAAAACAATAGGCGCAGTTTGCCATTTAGTCGGCTAAGTATGGATGAgaaaatttctcaaaataatCCTAATAAAGCACATTCTCCTGTCCCTGTAAAGAAGCCGACACGCAAGTCTCTTCCAAAACTGCCATCTGAAAGGACCAGCTTATCAAGTGAAAGAACCAAGGCTGGATCTCATAAAGCTGCCTCGACCAGTGAGAAGGACAAGTCGATTTCTCCTGAACTAGCCTTATCAAATACTTGTGATGAGAGTGCATCTTGCACTAATCATGAGGTAACCCCAAATACAGAGCCAAGTCAGAGTCAACAATTACCCAGTTGTGCACCTGAAGTTGAATACCAGACGCAGATAATTTCGGGAGAGGAATCTGTTGCAACCGAGGACTAA
- the LOC108205727 gene encoding putative L-ascorbate peroxidase 6: MPAFAATDEDEFQLIQGEVRKVLTKSKAPGVLRLVFHDAGTFEMDTKLGGMNGSIVYELDRPENGGLKKSLKILQKAKSEIDVIQKVSWADMIAVAGAEAVSICGGPSIPIQLGRIDSMVPDPEDKLPAESFDASTLKQCFQKKCFSAQQLVALSGAHTIGGKGFGEPTVFDNSYFKILLEKPWLSSAGSMIGLPSDRALVQDDECLSWISTYANNEDLFLEDFKNAYIKLANLGARWRKSI; encoded by the exons ATGCCAGCTTTTGCTGCTACTGACGAGGA TGAATTTCAGCTCATACAGGGAGAGGTGAGGAAGGTGTTGACCAAGAGCAAGGCTCCTGGTGTACTACGTCTTGTCTTTCATGATGCAGGGACTTTTGAAATGGACACAAAATTAG GTGGAATGAATGGGTCTATAGTTTATGAACTTGACAGACCAGAAAATGGAGGTCTGAAAAAATCGTTGAAG ATTCTACAGAAAGCAAAGAGCGAAATTGATGTGATACAGAAAG TCTCGTGGGCAGATATGATTGCTGTTGCTGGAGCAGAAGCTGTTTCAATTTGTGGAGGTCCCTCCATCCCAATTCAGTTAGGCAGAATAGATTCAAT GGTGCCTGATCCTGAAGACAAACTTCCTGCAGAATCATTTGATGCTTCTACCCTGAAACAGTGCTTTCAAAAGAAATGTTTCTC CGCACAACAGCTTGTTGCTCTGTCTGGTGCTCATACTATTGGAGGTAAAGGGTTTGGGGAACCTACAGTCTTTGACAATTCATACTTCAAAATACTTCTTGAAAAGCCATGGTTGTCGTCAG CTGGTAGTATGATCGGTCTTCCCTCAGACCGAGCACTCGTCCAAGATGATGAATGCTTAAG TTGGATCTCAACTTATGCGAACAACGAGGATTTGTTTCTTGAAGACTTCAAGAATGCTTATATCAAACTTGCAAACTTAGGTGCCAGATGgagaaaatcaatataa
- the LOC108205167 gene encoding UDP-N-acetylglucosamine transporter UGNT1: protein MAAAALNSSERAPILPVSDPSTPSRSNERRSAMTRRGVYAALSYMTCAVLLVLFNKAALSSYNFPCANVITLFQMISSSSFLYALRRRKLISFSAGESLTGTDASTKLVPVKTLIHTLPLALSYLLYMLVSMESIRGVNVPMYTTLRRTTVVFTMLVEYFLAGQKYTSSILVSVSMIVLGAFIAGARDLSFDSYGYGVVFLSNISTAIYLATISRLGKSSGLNSFGLMWCNGIMCAPLLFFWTLIRGDLEKTMNFQYLLSPGFLLVMLLSCVLAFFLNYSIFLNTTLNSAVTQTICGNLKDFFTIALGWIFFGGLPFDFLNVVGQVLGFLGSGLYAYFKLVGR, encoded by the exons ATGGCGGCTGCTGCTCTCAACTCATCGGAGAGAGCCCCGATATTACCGGTGTCCGATCCCTCAACTCCTTCCAGAAGCAATGAGAGACGATCCGCCATGACGAGGCGTGGTGTTTATGCTGCTCTCTCTTACATGACTTGCGCTG TGCTGCTGGTATTATTCAACAAAGCAGCTCTTTCTTCTTATAACTTCCCATGTGCAAATGTCATCACGTTGTTTCAG ATGATAAGTTCATCTTCTTTCCTTTATGCATTACGGCGCCGAAAACTTATTTCTTTTAGTGCGGGAGAATCATTGACCGGTACTGATGCTTCAACTAAATTGGTACCTGTAAAGACGTTGATTCACACCCTACCTCTTGCTCTTTCCTATTTACTTTACATG TTAGTATCCATGGAGTCTATACGAGGGGTAAATGTACCAATGTATACAACTTTAAGGAGGACAACAGTGGTATTCACTATGTTGGTGGAGTATTTTCTTGCAGGACAAAAGTACACGTCATCTATCCTTGTAAG TGTATCAATGATCGTACTTGGTGCATTTATTGCTGGAGCTCGTGACTTGTCATTTGACTCCTATGGCTATGGCGTCGTTTTCCTGTCCAATATCAGTACAGCAATATATCTTGCCACCATATCCCGTCTTG GGAAGTCAAGTGGTCTGAATAGCTTTGGTCTTATGTGGTGCAATG GAATTATGTGTGCACCACTCTTGTTCTTTTGGACACTTATTCGGGGTGACTTGGAGAAGACAATGAATTTTCAGTATCTTCTGTCTCCTGGATTTTTG CTTGTGATGCTTCTCTCATGCGTACTGGCATTCTTCTTGAATTACAGCATCTTTCTGAATACAACCCTCAATTCAGCAGTCACACAAACAATCTGTGGCAATTTGAAG GACTTTTTCACTATAGCACTCGGATGGATATTTTTTGGCGGACTCCCGTTTGATTTT TTGAATGTTGTTGGACAAGTTCTTGGTTTTCTTGGATCTGGTTTGTATGCCTACTTTAAACTCGTAGGCAGGTGA